A window from Candidatus Poribacteria bacterium encodes these proteins:
- a CDS encoding DUF4838 domain-containing protein yields the protein MREKITIAENGRSDYKIVVSREASPSERHAAEELRGFLKEMTGADLPILTDEVGMNGKEIILGRNRHLDGLNLQIDWGKLGDEGFRICTVPPHLVIAGGRLRGTMYGVYTFLESLGCRWFAPGVSRIPKLERLSVSPMNEEQIPVLEYREPYYTEAFDGDWAARNKANGSAQRLDEARGGKIKYSHFVHTFYSIIPPDRYFKEHPEYFSEIDGKRTADRAQFCLTNPDVLRITIETVKRWIEESPDAMIFSVSQNDWGGWCQCPECRKVDEEEGSHSGTVIRFVNKVAEAIEKEHPDKFIDTLAYQYTRKPPKHVKPRKNVIVRLCSIECCFSHPLDECPEDRSFVDDIRGWSKITDRLYVWDYVTNFAHYIMPFPNLFSLKPNVEFFVEHSVKGIFEEGNYSRGGNGEFAALRAYMLAKILWNPDCDDREVMQEFLEGYYGKAAPFIRDYIELIHREVPGRGIHFHIFDPPSKLDLSDEVIAEAERLFDEAEGAVSDGDTLMRVKLARLPIWYVRMETAEKLTPQLERITREFFRIAEENGITNISEGRSMDWYKNTIRERWGLEV from the coding sequence GTGAGGGAGAAAATCACGATAGCCGAAAACGGGCGAAGCGATTACAAGATCGTCGTTTCAAGGGAAGCTTCGCCCTCTGAGAGACACGCCGCTGAGGAACTCAGGGGCTTCCTCAAAGAGATGACGGGCGCGGATCTGCCCATATTGACGGACGAGGTCGGGATGAACGGAAAGGAGATAATCCTAGGCCGAAACAGACATCTGGACGGGCTCAACCTGCAGATCGATTGGGGAAAACTGGGAGATGAGGGATTCAGGATCTGCACGGTCCCTCCCCATCTCGTCATAGCGGGCGGGAGGCTCAGGGGAACGATGTACGGGGTCTACACCTTCCTGGAGAGTCTGGGATGCAGGTGGTTCGCTCCTGGGGTGAGCCGTATACCAAAGCTGGAGAGGCTATCGGTATCGCCGATGAACGAAGAACAGATTCCAGTTTTGGAGTATCGTGAGCCCTATTATACCGAGGCATTTGACGGCGATTGGGCAGCGAGGAACAAGGCGAACGGATCGGCGCAGAGGCTGGACGAGGCCAGAGGAGGAAAAATCAAATACTCTCATTTCGTCCACACCTTCTACTCGATCATACCCCCCGACAGATACTTCAAGGAGCATCCCGAATACTTCTCCGAGATAGACGGTAAGAGAACGGCCGACCGGGCTCAGTTCTGCCTGACCAATCCGGACGTGTTGAGGATCACCATCGAGACGGTGAAGAGATGGATCGAGGAGAGCCCCGATGCGATGATATTCTCCGTCTCGCAGAACGACTGGGGTGGATGGTGCCAGTGTCCTGAATGTCGCAAGGTGGATGAAGAGGAGGGAAGCCACAGCGGAACTGTTATCCGATTCGTCAACAAGGTGGCTGAAGCGATAGAGAAGGAGCATCCGGATAAATTCATAGATACCCTCGCCTATCAATACACGCGCAAACCGCCTAAACATGTCAAACCGCGCAAGAACGTCATCGTCAGACTGTGCAGCATAGAGTGCTGTTTCTCTCATCCGCTGGATGAGTGCCCTGAGGACAGATCCTTCGTGGACGATATCAGGGGGTGGTCGAAGATCACGGACAGGCTCTACGTCTGGGATTATGTCACCAACTTCGCACATTATATCATGCCCTTCCCAAACCTCTTCTCGCTGAAGCCCAACGTCGAGTTCTTCGTCGAGCACAGCGTCAAGGGGATCTTCGAGGAGGGAAACTACTCCAGGGGAGGAAACGGGGAGTTCGCCGCCTTGAGGGCGTACATGCTGGCCAAGATCCTCTGGAATCCCGATTGTGACGATAGAGAGGTGATGCAGGAGTTCCTTGAGGGATACTATGGCAAGGCGGCTCCTTTTATAAGGGATTACATAGAGCTCATACACAGGGAGGTTCCGGGCAGGGGGATTCACTTCCATATATTCGACCCGCCGTCGAAGCTAGATCTCTCAGATGAGGTGATCGCCGAGGCCGAAAGGCTGTTCGATGAGGCCGAAGGGGCGGTTTCCGATGGGGATACGCTCATGAGGGTGAAGCTGGCAAGGCTTCCGATAT
- a CDS encoding metallophosphoesterase has product MKNLAVTLALLAIACGSGIALEIIKGPYLQNVTQTGITVMWETDKPSTSLVRYGDMGLSGYKGDERKVKIHEIRIGGLKPETRYRYKVISRSGDEKIQSEIYTFRTAPRRDTPFRFAVWGDNRTDVKMCKRVAELIASQNPDIVINVGDVVSNGNVYEQWGREYFGPMSCFAHSVPTYVAIGNHERNAHWFDDFVSQPGNEHWFAFSYGNSRFIILDTNRPYDPNSDQYKWLLKELRSEEFRKAAFRFVFFHHPPYSEQWDSPGYTGEEPVRRYLVPILERYGVDIVFSGHTHDYERGRKLLKDDREIFYIITGGGGSALDKVENKDWDVIQLHKSVYHCVVVDVKGGVLSFKAIGLNGDVVDSFRKVSLDEMARLAGAEKPFLEKQIQAVKDEDLMEDKFTFAVAGDTRSWLTIYQPETWYRIIKELNGIRPDFVMDVGDIISHGYTNDPELLMKEWREYFKAVSTSDIPVLPVAGNHDIWSEMSQMFWRRMIGDLWYSFDYGNSHFITLCSDQARPNYISRISPQQLEWLEKDLELHADAQHVFVFLHKPLWRDKKWDKVHELLKLYNTEAVIAGHVHLYERYEDRDGIKYIISGGGGAEMGDFREAGNILHYMLITVDGDKVYYSVVEPGSIHDMNVVTTSSASIASRISRAVSLSGNVSGSDSELKLSVSNPFDKRVEVAALWDLPSGFRIYPPAVRLSIEPGDKIQADFHLHLDDIQTTLGQIPRLTVIYPTDEREVRLYRYPNLTGNYNPKIVLASHFDGRRREGLPHIVLIGKDPTDFSLRMGFAWDKDVLYLSGGIRDDKPSEGDSLSVGLLVGGNRIGFDIDKGKATLSINDRKLSEPGVLMFSRRGGNTSFSVFVPWNALKLSPKPGDLIRAKLTAEDVDDGAAEKIGWDGEILVAPPMFRGVR; this is encoded by the coding sequence ATGAAAAACCTTGCCGTAACCTTGGCCCTTTTGGCGATCGCTTGTGGGTCTGGGATAGCGCTAGAGATAATCAAAGGACCGTATCTGCAAAACGTGACTCAGACTGGAATTACCGTCATGTGGGAGACCGATAAACCTTCGACCTCCCTGGTGCGGTATGGAGATATGGGGCTTTCCGGATACAAGGGTGATGAGAGGAAGGTTAAGATCCATGAGATCAGAATCGGGGGATTGAAGCCGGAAACCCGATATAGATATAAGGTTATCTCGCGCTCCGGAGATGAAAAAATTCAAAGCGAAATATACACCTTCAGGACGGCACCTCGACGTGACACCCCATTCAGGTTCGCGGTATGGGGTGATAACCGGACCGACGTCAAGATGTGTAAACGGGTGGCGGAACTCATAGCCTCCCAAAACCCCGACATCGTCATAAACGTCGGCGATGTGGTCAGTAACGGAAACGTCTATGAGCAATGGGGAAGGGAGTATTTTGGGCCGATGAGCTGCTTCGCCCATTCGGTACCCACATATGTGGCTATAGGCAATCACGAGAGAAACGCCCACTGGTTTGACGATTTCGTCTCACAGCCGGGAAACGAGCATTGGTTCGCCTTCTCCTACGGCAATTCGCGTTTCATCATACTTGATACCAACCGTCCATACGATCCGAATAGCGATCAGTACAAATGGCTGTTGAAGGAGCTCAGATCGGAGGAGTTCAGAAAGGCCGCCTTCAGGTTCGTCTTCTTCCACCATCCGCCATATTCCGAGCAGTGGGATAGCCCCGGATATACGGGAGAGGAACCCGTGAGGAGGTATCTGGTTCCGATTCTGGAGAGATACGGGGTGGATATCGTGTTTTCCGGTCATACACACGATTACGAACGCGGCAGGAAATTGCTCAAGGATGACCGTGAGATCTTCTACATAATAACCGGCGGTGGAGGTTCGGCGCTGGATAAGGTTGAGAACAAGGACTGGGACGTCATCCAGCTTCATAAATCCGTCTATCACTGCGTCGTGGTCGATGTGAAGGGCGGCGTCCTCAGCTTCAAGGCGATAGGGTTAAACGGAGATGTGGTGGATTCCTTCCGGAAGGTGAGCCTCGATGAGATGGCGAGGCTGGCCGGGGCTGAGAAGCCTTTCCTCGAAAAGCAGATTCAAGCGGTCAAGGATGAGGACCTAATGGAGGATAAATTCACCTTCGCCGTCGCGGGGGATACGAGAAGCTGGCTGACAATATATCAGCCTGAGACGTGGTATAGGATAATCAAGGAGCTCAACGGAATCCGACCGGATTTCGTGATGGACGTCGGAGATATAATCTCACATGGCTATACAAATGATCCTGAGCTGCTGATGAAGGAGTGGCGTGAATACTTCAAAGCCGTCTCCACCTCCGATATACCTGTCCTGCCCGTGGCGGGGAACCATGATATCTGGAGCGAGATGAGCCAGATGTTTTGGAGGAGGATGATCGGCGATCTCTGGTATTCGTTCGATTACGGCAATTCCCACTTTATAACTCTCTGCTCCGATCAAGCCCGGCCGAACTACATAAGCAGGATAAGCCCGCAACAGCTTGAGTGGCTCGAGAAAGATCTGGAGCTACATGCCGACGCACAGCACGTTTTCGTCTTTCTCCATAAACCTCTCTGGAGGGATAAAAAATGGGATAAGGTGCATGAACTGCTGAAACTTTATAACACCGAAGCCGTGATAGCCGGACATGTCCATCTCTATGAGCGCTATGAGGATCGGGACGGGATAAAGTATATAATCTCAGGCGGTGGAGGAGCGGAGATGGGAGATTTCAGGGAGGCCGGCAACATCCTACACTACATGCTCATAACCGTTGACGGAGATAAGGTTTATTACTCCGTCGTCGAGCCCGGATCAATTCACGACATGAACGTGGTGACCACCTCTTCCGCCTCAATCGCCTCCCGCATCTCCAGAGCCGTCTCGCTTTCGGGAAACGTATCCGGATCGGACTCCGAGTTGAAGCTCAGCGTATCCAATCCGTTCGATAAAAGGGTTGAGGTCGCCGCCCTTTGGGATCTTCCATCCGGCTTCAGGATATATCCACCTGCAGTCAGACTATCAATCGAGCCAGGAGATAAGATCCAAGCTGATTTCCACCTGCATCTGGATGACATACAAACCACCCTGGGACAGATCCCCAGGTTAACCGTGATATATCCAACCGATGAGAGAGAGGTGAGGTTGTATCGTTATCCGAATCTGACCGGCAATTACAATCCGAAGATAGTTTTGGCCTCTCACTTCGACGGCCGCCGCAGAGAAGGCCTTCCACATATCGTCCTGATCGGCAAAGACCCAACCGATTTCTCACTTCGAATGGGTTTCGCCTGGGATAAGGATGTGCTTTACCTGAGCGGCGGCATTAGGGATGATAAACCAAGCGAGGGCGATTCTCTGTCCGTAGGACTTCTCGTCGGGGGAAACAGGATCGGATTCGATATCGACAAAGGCAAGGCAACTCTATCGATCAACGATAGAAAGCTCTCCGAGCCGGGGGTTCTCATGTTCTCCAGACGGGGTGGAAACACCTCCTTCTCAGTTTTCGTCCCGTGGAATGCCC